A DNA window from Aspergillus nidulans FGSC A4 chromosome I contains the following coding sequences:
- a CDS encoding uncharacterized protein (transcript_id=CADANIAT00007560): MAGKLATPGDRTLTVPLHKGDTVLPNLPFFEKLLRYAHRRPPTISIRDVHAGVEKGYTQLLTDALALRRALRGRLRPETLRDLNNDHEVFVAVIAPGGYEYTMAFTAILALGAAVVPITPALPVQEAKSLVTRAQCVAVISTSEVVPLAHGIIQSIVASNPATELPHLVTSQYLQSDSLPPSSITISSDPVPNMNMAALVIFTSGTTGPPKGAVQRRSYITSAAEDVADHYRLTESDTVLHMLPVHHATGIGVTFLPFLVVGGCIEFRSGGFDPEWTWERFRQNANPTGAKALSVFSGVPTIYTRLKRYFEIHISPLPSIEQEQYIAGVRRIRVFLCGTSALPRPIQEFWTRILDGKMILTRYGGTEFHTTLKADLDGSSPANSVGRVSPGVDLRLSDEGEILVKGPNMFSKYLHDTNATSKAHDKDGYFKTGDIASCMGESYFIQGRASLDIIKSGGYKISALDIEREILGLDYVSEVMIVGVEDEEFGQRVAAVVTLKDEHRASGLSLEKLRGDLRGVLAGYKMPTVLRVAGGEIPKGATGKVQKKVLGPRYFPDGWRGLEEVQVWDPQKMQPKSKL, from the exons ATGGCTGGCAAGCTCGCCACTCCCGGCGACAGAACCCTAACTGTCCCACTGCACAAGGGAGACACTGTCCTCCCAAACCTCCCTTTCTTTGAGAAACTCCTCCGCTATGCCCATCGTCGACCGCCGACTATCTCAATTCGCGATGTGCATGCTGGTGTGGAAAAGGGCTATACCCAACTGCTGACTGACGCGCTTGCCCTGCGGCGCGCACTGAGAGGTCGTCTCCGTCCAGAGACGCTGAGGGATTTAAACAATGACCATGAGGTGTTTGTCGCGGTGATTGCGCCGGGTGGATATGAGTACACCATGGCTTTCACGGCTATCCTGGCGCTGGGAGCTGCCGTGGTGCCAATAA CACCCGCTCTCCCCGTGCAAGAAGCAAAATCACTCGTTACCCGGGCTCAATGCGTTGCTGTGATATCGACGAGTGAAGTAGTGCCCCTGGCACATGGCATAATCCAATCTATTGTGGCCTCAAATCCAGCCACTGAACTCCCTCATTTAGTAACTTCCCAGTACCTACAGTCCGACTCCCTGCCCCCGTCCAGCATAACAATCTCCTCAGATCCAGTTCCAAACATGAACATGGCCGCTTTGGTGATCTTCACAAGCGGTACCACTGGACCACCCAAGGGCGCCGTCCAGCGAAGAAGCTACATCACCTCTGCCGCCGAGGACGTGGCGGATCACTACCGACTCACGGAATCGGATACAGTTCTGCACATGTTACCAGTTCACCATGCGACCGGGATAGGGGTGACGTTTCTTCCGTTTTTGGTGGTTGGGGGATGCATTGAGTTTCGCAGTGGAGGATTTGACCCGGAATGGACGTGGGAGCGGTTTAGACAAAACGCCAACCCAACTGGGGCCAAGGCGTTGAGTGTGTTCTCTGGCGTGCCTACGATATATACGCGTCTTAAGCGGTACTTCGAAATACACATTTCCCCTTTACCGAGCATAGAGCAAGAGCAGTATATTGCCGGGGTCAGGAGAATAAGGGTCTTTCTATGTGGGACTTCGGCGCTCCCAAGACCAATCCAAGAATTCTGGACGAGAATCTTAGACGGAAAGATGATATTGACACGGTATGGTGGGACAGAATTCCATACTACTCTGAAAGCTGATCTCGATGGGTCATCACCGGCAAACAGCGTCGGAAGGGTGTCTCCGGGGGTTGATTTGAGGTTATCAGATGAAGGAGAGATCTTGGTGAAGGGGCCCAATATGTTTTCCAAGTACCTCCATGATACAAACGCAACATCAAAGGCACATGACAAGGATGGGTATTTTAAGACAGGTGATATCGCATCCTGCATGGGGGAGAGCTACTTTATTCAGGGGCGGGCTTCGCTTGACATTATCAAGAGTGGCGGGTACAAAATCTCGGCTCTTGATATTGAGCGGGAGATACTAGGCCTTGATTATGTCTCTGAGGTGATGATTGTCGgcgtcgaggacgaggagttTGGGCAACGGGTTGCGGCCGTTGTTACGCTAAAAGATGAACACAGAGCAAGCGGGTTGTCTCTAGAGAAGCTGAGGGGGGATCTAAGGGGGGTGCTAGCGGGTTATAAGATGCCGACTGTCTTGAGGGTAGCGGGGGGCGAGATTCCCAAAGGAGCGACGGGAAAGGTACAGAAGAAGGTGCTGGGGCCAAGATATTTCCCTGATGGATGGCGAgggttggaggaggtgcAAGTCTGGGATCCACAAAAGATGCAGCCTAAGTCGAAGTTATAA
- a CDS encoding enoyl-CoA hydratase/isomerase family protein (transcript_id=CADANIAT00007561) — MSDLPTFRNLTLSRYGNVFIITMQKPPENRLNTWYCQELIRAFRTVEKILGPDSEGAVITRGSDAKFWCTGLELDESDTNPFANSDGFYPLVHTVLDFPFPTIALLTGHTFGGACPFALAHDYRIMNSKRGFFSMPPVNLGLHFDGIGSLPRLKLRPDIAAKMLLEAHRWTGEEALRDGIVHAIADPDEMLDVALEMGRKWAPKAKMGVYAALRAELWGEAIRKFQQISYVHGRLTSTPAKAKI, encoded by the exons ATGTCCGATCTTCCAACCTTCCGCAACCTCACCCTCTCCCGCTACGGGAATGTCTTCATCATTACCATGCAGAAGCCGCCCGAGAACCGGCTGAACACATGGTATTGCCAGGAGCTTATCCGCGCATTCCGAACAGTCGAGAAGATTCTTGGGCCTGACAGTGAAGGCGCTGTAATCACGCGCGGGAGCGATGCGAAGTTTTGGTGTACCGGGCTGGAACTCGATGAGTCGGACACCAACCCGTTCGCCAATTCGGACGGGTTCTATCCG CTAGTGCATACAGTCCTCGACTTCCCGTTTCCCACAATTGCCCTGCTTACCGGCCACACCTTCGGCGGTGCCTGCCCCTTTGCATTGGCACACGACTACCGCATCATGAACTCCAAGCGCGGCTTCTTCTCTATGCCCCCAGTAAATCTTGGGCTGCACTTTGACGGGATTGGCTCGCTACCGCGGTTGAAGCTGCGTCCCGACATCGCCGCAAAGATGCTCCTCGAGGCGCATCGGTGGACGGGGGAGGAGGCATTGAGGGATGGTATTGTGCATGCTATTGCCGACCCAGACGAGATGCTCGACGTTGCACTGgagatgggaaggaagtgggcGCCGAAAGCAAAGATGGG GGTCTATGCGGCGCTTCGAGCGGAGCTCTGGGGCGAGGCGATTCGCAAGTTTCAGCAAATCAGCTATGTTCATGGTCGATTGACAAGTACTCCAGCGAAAGCGAAGATATAG